A window of Limisphaera ngatamarikiensis genomic DNA:
TGCCAGTAACCGTGCGTCAACTCCGGTCCAAACACCGGACACCCCCCGTTCAGCCCGGCAGTGCCAGGGCACACAGCGCCCGTTGCCACCCCACCCGGCACGGGTCCACACAGGGGCCGTGCTCGGTCTGTTGCTTGGCTGTGCCATGCCCGCCCTTGCCGGGCCCGACGAGCCCTGGAACCTCCAACCCACCCTCGCCGGCTGGCACGCTTCCCTGGCCATCAACCAACGCGGCCGTGACATGGGTGCCGGTGAGGCTTTCGCCTGGTGGCGCCTGCCCTGGACATGGACACGCCCCTCGGGCTGGGCAATCGAACCCCATCTGGCCGCCGGATTGGGCTGGCTGGGGGGCCGAGGAGAAACCGCAGGCACCTTCCGACTCGGCCCCGCATTCTCCGTTCGCCCTCCCGAGTCACCCTTCTGGATCGAACTCGGGATCAGCCCAACCTTGCTCACCCGCCACACCTTCGGCGGCCTCAACCTGGGCATCAATTTCCAGTTCACCAGCTACGCCGGCATGAACTGGGACG
This region includes:
- a CDS encoding acyloxyacyl hydrolase; translated protein: MLGLLLGCAMPALAGPDEPWNLQPTLAGWHASLAINQRGRDMGAGEAFAWWRLPWTWTRPSGWAIEPHLAAGLGWLGGRGETAGTFRLGPAFSVRPPESPFWIELGISPTLLTRHTFGGLNLGINFQFTSYAGMNWDVTRHLGLGYRFEHMSNASLSSHNPGLNSHTFTIYYRF